In the Uranotaenia lowii strain MFRU-FL chromosome 1, ASM2978415v1, whole genome shotgun sequence genome, CAGATGATGTCATTCTAATTTCAAATTCCCCTTTTGCCAGAATGGCACGCAAAAGATTGCAAACAGCTGTTAATCAGCTTGAACGATGGGCTCCATCTGTTGGTTTTGAATTCTCTCCAGCTAAATCTAACCTTCTACATCTCGGACCCAACCGAAAGAAACTTGGCAAACTTCCCCCACTTACCCTAAACGACTCTAACATCCCTCTTGTTCATTCCCTACGTCTGCTGGGCATTTGGATTGACGACAAACTCAATTTCAAATGCCACATGAACAAAATCAGAAAGAATTCaactaacaaaattaacatcTTACGTATACTAACTAATAAAACCAGTTTCGCCCATCGAACTTCCCTATTTCGGTTCCTTCATGGCTGGCTTATTCCCTCCGTTTTGTATGGTATTAGATTTGTAAGCCGTACAATGGATGAAGTAATTAGAAGACTCGAACCGATCTACAACGAATGCGTACGTATCATTAGCTCAGCCTTTTGTACAAGTCCAATTCCGTCACTAATGGCTGAAAGCGGACAACTACCGCTGAAGTTTCTTATCGCAAAGAATGTCTCTTCCAAAGCACTAAGATCTCTTGCAAATGGTGGTTCTATAAATTCACCAATGGTTCAAAGAACTAACTCTTTTATTCTTCAATTAACAGGTGAACCACTTCCCCCTGTTTGTCCTAGAAGCGGGCCATCTCTTAGACACTGGAATGATAGAGCCCCGAAAGTGGATATGTCGCTCAAACAACAGATCAAAGCAGGAGATTCGTCGCTGATCATTCTTCCTTGTTTCCGGAAATTGGTTATGGACAAGTTCCCTGAGTCTACCCAAATCTACACCGATGGCTCTAAAGCCAACAATGGCCATGTTGGTTGCGGTATCTACGATGGCCTATCAAACCGAAGTCTTCCCTTGCCAAACAGCTGTTCAGTCTTTAGTGCTGAAGCTTATGCCATGCTGGATGCCATACGAAACTCAAAACCAAATACCGTTATTTTTTCTGACTCGGCCAGCGTCCTGGCAGCGTTGGACGCAGGAAACCTAAAGCATCCCTGGAATCAGAACATCTCCGAGTTTGCCTCTCAACAGAACGATATCACTCTTTGTTGGGTTCCCGGCCATTCAGGTATACCCGGCAATGAAGCCGCCGATAAACTAGCTTCTGCTGGTACCACAATGGTTCCCTCTTTAACCCCGATCCCTCAACAAGATGCTACACGCTTTGTCAAAAGTAAGATTATGTTGGCCTGGGACACGGAATGGTCCTCAAACAATCATGCTAAACTGcgtgaaattaaaaatactaccGAACTCTGGCTAGATAGACCTTGCAGAGTTGAAAGAACTGCCCTTACCCGACTCCGTATTGGGCACTCAAGGCTCACCCACGTGCATCTCATAACTAAAGACGATTCGCCTACCTGCCCCTCCTGCCAAACTCCAATAACTATTAAACATATTCTGACTTCTTGCCTCATATACCAACATCTTCGTTCTTCTTGTTCCCTCTCCCCCAGTCTTCGCCAAATACTATCCAACTGCCCcgaagaagagaaaaaattaattcaatttcttaaaaaatcaaaacttctcACTGAAATATGATTAAATGTTTGTTGTCCACTATCTTTCACTTTCCTTTCAACataaatcttgaaaaagtaCAAGATCTTCTCTTTAGCCAAATACTCTCTATCCTTTTCCTTCTTacctcttcaaaaaaaaaaaaatacaaaaaaaaaatacaaaaaaaaataaaaaaaaaatacaaaaaaaaataataataatttttttgtacacAAGCCACGACGgataagggatgaatcatcctacaggatgaaaatcccagggaaaaaaaaaaaaaaaaaaaaaaaaaaaaaaaaaaaaaaaaaaaaaaaaaaaaaaaaaaaacgagtattGCCGTGAAGCGCTTTGCGCGAGCATGGTCTCCCGagtatagccttcgttgcaggtccggatgggaattatggatgGACAGAGaacccaggtggactttatggtgtAGGGGTACATAATATCATGAGTCATCAATTGCactcatggacccagagtagaaTACTGGGgtacgcggtggctcgccgagTCTTGGAACACAATCCATAAAAAGGATTTActacctgggtgatcaactgaTAGAAAAAAGGCTAGCGCAACGTAAGGTGCAAAGAGGGGTAAAGAAAAAGATACGAGAATCGAGCTGTCTGAGATGAGTTTGCGTCATTCATTTCGTTTTTCGGATACGCTGCCTCGAATACATACTGCTTCTTGAAGACGGGCCATGTTGAGGGGTTTTGCTTCGTTTTAGCTGCCTCAAAGCCAGGATAGCTAGATTCTTTAGGTATGCTACTCCGTTGCTTGCATAGTAGGCcagccaaaaaatagttatagaaattccacaaaaatgtatggaatttttttaaactattggttttctagaaaaactactcattttaaaattctgcaaaaaatatgaaaatgttaaccaatgtatttacaattcattaAGCACTTATGcggttgaaaaacatattttttacgtggattttttattgagttaaaaaaattgctttttgctaaattcctattagctgattgtttttaaattttgttggacCTAAAATAAAGTAGCATTCAttacaagttgcaaaaagtaattttttagcaaatcttaacaattatatttgcaaaaatgttttccgaaattcgaatgttttgcagaaatattgctaaatttccaaaaaaaatacacggaaaataataaaaaggtaaaatttaccgagttagcaaaggtgaacgctcgtgaaagccaaaaaggtaacttctacctcttcgaggtgaaactcacagtgaggtaaaatttacctgaatcgaggttggaaaaaaggtacaattcaccgagaaaaaaggtgaatgcaaaaaaggtaaatcttacctcgtagcgaagtgaattgagctcgataaaaaagtataattcacctagaaaaaaaggtaaatccaaataaggtaaaacttacctcgtagcgaggtgtaattgacctggattgagctaaacaaaacggtacaattcttctaaaaaaagtaactattcgccgaacccgttcattgaggttaagctgttttgtcattttaggaacaagttttgctttgtgcctaatatgtgaaaatcggaatagaatggtaagtgttcttaaatatcatttagttgtgctggttctcgtcataatactattgattttgtttcagatcggcccatagagctttgaggtgtattccacgtcatcctccagccggaaaagccgaacctgaccggattattcgaacggaggaggccatgaatgtacgcaacgcaggtgcattcagcggccatagcggctcagaagaaggcgaagccgaattaccagtccctgtttatctccaataaatatcatttttgaaagaattttgtatttttttaattcttattgaagaaaacaatccaaccaaccagcatttaccttttaaatcagtaaatgggaaaacggtattatttactattttgctaggtgaatgcgaaaaaggtaaaatttacctttttgctaggtaaattgaaaaaatgtaaaatttacctttttgctaggtgaatgaaaaaaaggtaaaatttacctcgaaagaggggtggaaaaaattcacctcgcaaaaaggtaaattttacctttttttattttccgtgtactgtctcgtagtcagaatattgaaagcattagaacagggatgagcaacgcgcggcccgcgggccgcatgtggcccgcaaGACCCTTtcgtgcggcccgcgaagctttttcaaTTGTTATGCCTTAActatttttcaggaaattaatggaaaattaATGTGACTTGATCAAAATATGTACTTATCTGCATTTTCCCCACAATCTTTGAGATTGTTCACTTTTTCTGGCTatttaagcatttattatgttctgttcaaggcataaatgcaattttgtttattgCCATAACGTAAtgtttcgtatttctgattacacttgtttacagcatttttgaacttaggaAGCTGAAGAtcaattttaatgtgaaatcgggcgctgaattcgaaaaaatctcagtaaaacgatttttgagttatttgtaCTTATATTTAAATATCTTGGTTCAGTGGTTCTATTTTGGCCGCAAATTGTCGTTTTAAATGCATtgcgtaaaatgtactcattacGAGTTAGACGACAATTTGTGGCCAAAATACAACCTTTGAACTgcagtaacttttttttattttaagttcaagcGTGTTGCAGTCATCCTGTGAAATATTTATCTCAAttaaagttttaacaaaaatattcataaaaagcaagtgagtgagatttatcatgttaaATTCTTTCCATATTAAGATTAGTACACTGCGGTTcattaaattgttcaaaaattcaaatattactGTTTTGGTAAAATAACcagaactttttcaattttcaactgatttgagATTTACGGTCTAtgcaaatcagatttttaaaatgttaccattgagtcaaaaactgtcaaataatcaaaatgcatttttttttaaatattttttctatcacatcTTTTCTAatttcaacaatactgttgatcaaatGAGCGAtaacaaatttattcaccttcaatataaaaaagagatttttcaaattgttgttttgtagtcatatttgaGAATAAGTATGTacgagaactttttttatttttccaaatattcatatttaaaacatagctcaaaaactgttttactgaaattttttttgaatttcattttcggattcagtgcccgattttacattcaaaatttaattgaaaatttataacaaacatcgatGAATTGAGCTGTTTCACTTTGCCTTAGAAATTCTATcccaatgatatctaaataagattaaaaattatgaaaatctggataaaaattctagaacCAAGAATGTAGTTCTGAGAatagttgtttaaaaatatatgaatttaaatatttttctgtgatttcgaaaAACCTTGCTTAACATCTCATtgcaatgatccaatacagaacttcaatttaaaaaaacgaggTTCTCACtgtttgttcgaaaaaaatctaGACTTCGAGGTAAAGttttaattatggaaaaaaaatcaaagaaaagtcAATAAGCAAATCAACGTCCAACTCTAAAAAAAGGTGATTgactattgaaaaattgagaaaaagtaTAATTGACAAAGATTTAGTGACGGATGTACctaccttttcaatatcgggtatttaaaaagtcgtgttgaataatgtttttaaacacgTGAATTCGGTTTATCTTTCCGTTATCAGATATGTTTTCGCCACAAATttgtagttttaaaaaatgacgTGAAGTTCTGCTgactcttaaaaaaaagtaatgttaagtgcggcccgccgacaagatttaaaatttaaattggcccgttggttcaaaaggttgctcacccctgcattagaacataaattttactaatttcaacacattttatttcaaaaaatgcgACTGTATACTTATTTGAACAATAAGACCTcgcaattttccataaattgtaattttgtttcaaatcccatacatatcgttcgaaattccataactatttttgaccctgcgtttacacggctctgtcgattgaggttaagcgcaatgtttTACCTTCTTCTCTACCTATcttgcctcaaagcaaccttcgATTTCGAATAAAGCATTGAACGAGGTAAAACGGTAAAACTCATCAACTCATACTCTTGCAAAAACAACCAGAATAAAGTTCCAAGCCAGTTCATTGCTGATCTGTGTGTAACTTGCACAAACACATACGGACTTAGAGAAGAATAGCAAACACTGTGATCATTTGACAGTAAAGAACTACAGCTGAAATTAGCTAAGGACCAAAAATGGATCCAGTTAAACATGAAACAAACCTTTAGACCAGGCCCACCCATGGTtgttaaacctcgaatcgaatacattcagcaacatatctatcaacccatcatcgcaccaacagtcgctaaatTGATTCGAGTTATAGCATTTGAgtagtaggttgttacaggatgcgtttatgtagcaacccggttgGAACGCAGCCGGTCATCGCTAtcagaaaacaaacaaacacagataccaacctggatggcaacaatgTTTACGAAAGTCAGTAattagataaaaacgcaaccaatcatctaaataccgaccgaaatagcaacgcccgATGGGTTTGGTCTTAGGAGCGTCTTCTGTAATAGCCAACCAACGGACCAAATTCCGGAGGTTACACTTTGTGTGAGGACttagtcttctcgaccgcagttgcttgtggagtccatagttggcacgacttccgctgatattTCGCCGCCGAATCTCACGGCTCGGCACGgcactatctccagctcgtcgcgcCGTTGGTCGTGATCTTTGTAccactggacaagcgggttcggtcggtctcggatccgcaggccagcatttacttcgtcttggacgtattaatcattaacccattttttttaggatttgaCGTAGtttgaagatctggtccgtcgaaGATCGTCGCTtcataaagccggcctgatcCCACGGATCTGTTTGCTTGAGGCGTTAGGCAGCGGAGAAGGTTTCGgaacaacactttgtaggcggcattgaggacagagattgctcggtagttctcacagtccaatatGTCGCCCTCTTGTAGCTGTCCTGTGTCCGAGATTCGGATCATCAACCGGtataggcaatcggccaacttatTCGGGTCCATATTGATGACTTCAGCTGCAATGCCGTACTTTCCAGCAGATTTGTTGTTATTCAGTTGGCGAACAGCTTCCTTAacctcactcatcgttgggagtggctcctctacgctGTTAACTACGCCGGGAATGTACCTTACCCTACCACCctggtctcctgcatgtgcaAGTGTTCAtcaaagtgctgcttccaccttttgatcacctcacgtcCTCCGTCCTTATCTCGGCACATTTCGatttgcggcacgaagcctttgcggttTGCGTTGAGATTTTGATAGAACCTTCATGTtttttgggaacgatgcagatgctccagctcctcgagctcctcctcatCCATGTGGCGCTTTGTCACCTAGAAAATTCGAATTCGCTGCCTCCCCCGCTGTTGGTGATTTTCCACGTTTTGaggggtgcctctttgcactacttcCGCCCGTGCGGcgttttcttcgtccatcaccactcctacactcctcgtcgaaccagtcgttccgtcgagtgcgttccacatgcccgatgacgttctccgcaacgctgttggtggctgtcttgatggtatcccaacagtcctcgagagctGCTCCGTCAAGCCCCTGCCGGCAGCGatgcttcgagcgattgcgcgtagtctgcctcGACcccaggttgcttcagtcgtgcgacaTTTAACCGAGGTGGTCGTCgatttcgtatgttgttcactacaGCGAGTTTGGGGAgtatcttcaccatcaccagatagtgatcTGACTCGGTGTTGAAGCTTTGACAGGATCTGTcatcgatgatgtccgagaagtttCGGcagtctatcaaaacgtggttgATCTGTGATTGCATTCGGTAAGGTGATCTCCatgtgtacttgtgtgggaagcggtgctggaaaaaggtaccacgtacggccattcgtttggaggcggtgaaatctataagtctgaggccgttttcgttggtcagctagAGCGCGTTGAACCTTTTAATTGGCGATTTGAATTCCTCCTTCTGGCCGGACTGAGCaataaaatccccgatgacgatcatGTTTTGCTGCGCGTATATTTCGTATTTGTCGTCACCAggacttccgaggtgagggctgtacacgttgatgatgctgatgataaAGAATCGGCCCTTTATTCTAAACTGGCACATTTGTGGGTCGATCGGCTACCACTCGATCATGCGCTTCGTCATCttccccatcactataaaagttGTTCCAAGCTCGTGCGTGTTGCCACAGCTCCGGTAGATGGCATGACCATCTTGGAACGTTCTTATCCTGGAgtccttccagcatacctcctgcagctttacgatgtcgaatttgcggatCTTCTCTTCCTTGGAGAGCACGTGTGTACTACCCATAAAATTTAGGGagcggcagttccatgttcccaGTTCTAATCActggtcccttttcgtcgcgtggttCTTAGCCGATTTCCacccgaaatttgttgttcattGGTCTTTGCTTGTATTATTTGCAGACACGGACTCGCAAGGCCTgtagctaaccccactatctcgcaagAGGACTGACGTGATGTTACCGTTTTGACAGCAGCTCGCAGcaaatgtagcctactgtggtgctatcttggtGTCAGACTGAACAAGGAACATGAATTCTCTAGAGCTAAACATTCAAAACTACAAACGgagacaaaaatcaaacgatttgtaaccaaccggttacaaGCCTCAACGAAATATCGTTGTTCGGTGCTAAAAGGGTTAGTACAACTGTTGGGAGAAACACGTTTTTGATAGTGTTTTTCCGGTCTTTTAAAGCAGTACGAAGATCTGCCCAAGTGACTGGAACTGGTATTTGAAATGAAGTGAAACTTGTAGCGATTTATGTTGGGATGAACATCGATGGCAGAACTCTGTTTATTGACTTGCTGATCTTTAATATATGTATCGAAAATTACGTCTCAATCAATTTGTATTTGGTACCTCCAACTTTTTTCACTCTAAATAGATCAGAGTAAAGCCTCGGATTTATAAcccattttttcaaatgaagccGAGAAACGTCCCTGCAGATGGGCTTCATGAGACTCAATGAGGCAGACACAGATACTCACGGTGGTGAAATCTCACTTCAGAAATACAGGCTCTTTACAAACATCTCAATTGGACTCGAGTTAAGATTATAAACAGCTCATCGACAGcgttaaaaagaaaaagaaattacaAGTTGATTGACGTAGTTATGTGAGAAACTTCAAGCTATGAGAGCccataatgtatgtatgtatgttggttatccaccatgggtgcacggattcaccgcaatttctgcctaagtatgtgatCACACGCATTAGGtccgacaaatctccaatgcaacgcgtacatcatacccggaccccatggcttcgtatgaactgttatggatgaatgtcttatgttgatgtaggtatattttggaagaacgagtcaatcaggtgggctagtttactcacaggtattccggcatccgtgtataatcagttataagaggaaacacatcttatttATCGGCCACttagtacgcctggcataccaaaaccagactcgcgccagcctattcactagaccacatcggcgctttcAAGCTATGAGAGCCCATAATGCTTAGTAAAATACAATTGTGTAAGATTTTGATGATGTTTTGTTATGGCGTTCAATCTTTGAGTTCACATAAAAAACTGAATCCTACTTTCATTTTAATAACCGATTTAGGAATCTGGATAAGTTAATCTGGATAAGTTAATCTGGATAAAGAATTTGGATAAGTTAATTTCGCCAATTTATGCTCTTTTTAATCGGTATTAAAAGAGTTAGTAAGTAAGTCGCACATCTTTCAAGGGTATGATGTACTATTTAGTATGTCGgtaccgagattcgatctcatgaccgctaGCTTAGAAGACATGAAAGCTATCCTATAGGCCAcgttcgacttttttttttttgcgattttatcTCAATAGGCTGGAGGTGGACTATTTTTGCATTGGTTATTATTTTGTTGACTATCGAGCTATCGAGAAACGAGCTTTACAAAAGAGCACTTAGATATGGTTGGACCTGTAGAGTTTGTATTCTTTGATATGAACCTTCAGTCAGTAAACATTTCAGAGCTCAGCAAAATGGTGTCCTTATGAATCATAAgttatgattcaaaattaaattaacgTAGAATTCTTACCTCCGTTCCCCGCTGATACAGGGGCTTCTCGAACCAGGGCCACCGAATAGTCCGGAAGAGGGTATTACGAAAGTCCTCACTGAACAGACAGTAGATGTAGAACGTGAGCGAGTAGTTCATCAGCTCCATCAGGTTGGCAAGGGCCCGAAATAGCTGTTTGGTGGTTGTGGGAAAATCAATGGTTATcaagtattatttttaattgttatttgGATAATTGAAGCTCACCTGAAAAGAATAACTGGATAGATGTTCCGGAGAAAGCGTTACGTGGAGAAGTGCCATCGGGGATACGCAGATTAGGAAGAGAAGCGATGTGCTACCTGCGAGTGGATAAGAAAAGCAGATTGAATACTAGAGCAGACTGCAGAATAAATCTTCAAAACATACCGAGCAACATCATCAGCCGGCGCTCCTCGGCGAACTTTCGGGGATCCTCGTGCTGGTCTTTGGTGTTGATCCGGGACAGCGTCATCCGGCGGCGCTTATCACAGGTACGTCGATACACGATCATTATCCGCAGATTGAAGCCGGCGATCAGCACCGTTGGCGCCAGCTTGAACACAATCTCCAGTATCACTTTGTATATCTACAGGAGGATGGATAAAAAGAAACTCAACAAAATGGGTTCAATGCTATCCTAACCTCAAACACACTTACCGCATAAAATAACGAatctaaaaatttcatattatccCGCTTATGATACATTATTGTTCCATCGGATTGTAAGACACATTTGACGATCTCCCCGCGCAGCACCGAGGGCAGGTAGATCAGAAAGGTGAGCACCGGAATGAGGGCGACGGTCACTTTCGGCGGGCAGATCCGGCGGATGTGTCCCGGGTGACACACCGAAACGTACCGCTCGATGGTGAGAACCAGCAGCATTAGGACGCCGACcccttagaagaaaaaaaaatattaaaatctacatttttttaaatatcaaaacaaatttaccgAGACATCCATTGCCGAGGAATAGCTCCAGGTGGGCTGAGTAGAAGGCTTGGCCAAAGTTGCGCCACCGGCCCGAGTCCCGGTGAATGAGCATCCGCATGCCGAATGGGATGGCGAAGATGATGGCAAGAAGCGCAGCTGCCGAGTAGCCTGGAGGAAAGAATGAAAGCGAAGAAATCGTTATTGAATAGTTTCATCGAATAAGTAGGCTGGTAGgcatttcaaaatattgtatATAGTTAATGTGAACAAATGAGTTCACTCCTCAAGTGGTATTCGAACTTTTAGTTATGTGGGTACAAGTTCTCATTAAGTATTTACTAACTATTTTGCTGGAATtagtttattcaacaaaaataacaaattaagttattttaaagttcaaagttGGGACATCACAGGCATCAAATAAAACACTCAACGCCCGACTAATTGATTAACGTGACAATCTTCAACTCCCCCCTTGGCCATTCCTTCGTCCAGTAGCGTGTGCTTTTACTGCCTCCAGGGAAAAGTATGATACAGTGTTGCACTGGTCAACTTTaacgaaaaagaaaacaaacggAAACGCTTGTGCTTAACATCGTCGTCGAAAAATGTGCCTCCTCACAACTTTTGCCGGAAGCGCAACAGTCAGGAACAAGCACACTGTCGAAATTATGGACCGATAAAATTGCCATTGGGGGACCTATCAAAAGTGGAAGTCAATTCTCTCCTGCAAAGTATCCAAGCGGCAAGCGAGTcggatggtggctccagagagtgggcTCCGGCACGAGTGGCTGACCCCAGGGCCCCCGGGGTAGTTATTCGGCTGAATTGTCACCGGTTCTTTCTTCGAATCGACTCACTATGGACGGCTGGTGGAACAAATGGGGAGCCAATTTGATAGGTAGAATTTTTTAGAAGTTGAAGAATTTCAGAAATTCATCATTCTTTGAAAACTGGCAGGCGCTAAGTTATGTCCGAATGGCAGATGGAAAACAATGTGCTGATAAGTTTAAAAACCTGTATTTTATGAAACACAAATTTAAcctgattatattttttttactgttttgataattttactcAGTTTTACCCACAGTGCGTCAAGGTTGATCGGCTCGCAAAACAGAAAACGTGAATTCGATGGGTGGTTTTAATGGTCGCCGTTTTTCTTTCTTTGGGCCGAAAAATCCGATAGCTCCCATTAGATGCTATCGGGTTTATTTACTTTTGAGCAACTTTATGACTGATTGATCAGCTAAGACAATTCGTATGCTATCAGTATGTttgagacagaaaaaaaattgcgtttttAATGGCGATCGAATAAAAGAGAAATCGATGAAAATTTATtgcagttttaaatttgaatcggatGGGCTTTGGATTTAAAATgctaattccaaatttttatatcaatgctttttcatgaatttcaatttttttacttttaagacAGAATATTGATTCTtcatttaaaatgtgattttaaaatttagtttcgaATTGTGATTTTTGAGTTCTGACactgaattctgatttcagatctCGAATATTGTTGTTTATTCATCTTAAGGTCTATTCTGAATCCATTTTGATGCTTAGAATGATTTTTCTTCTAATTATTCTGAGCCATGTTCCATGTTTTATAACATATTCAGAAGTTTATTGCCTTTCTCTTTAGAAGTTTCGCTTTCGGTTCAAAACAGACACATTTTTCATTAGtggctgttaaaattttctttccctAAAGGCAGTACTCCTCAAGAGAAAAACTTTAACCTTGTAAGAAAaactaaactgaaaaaaacgggaattatTTTCCCACTAGCTGGATCACTTGAGCTTGTTGCTCAAGACCaaatcggaaagaaaaaaaacactatctCGACAAACAATTTCAACATCAGCTCctgaaaaataaccaaaaccgaacaaaaaaaagttcgcgATTTGATTGCGGAAGTCGTtgtgtttttattattctttcacCGGTTTGTTTGATACAAAGATTTCTTTTCCtatgttttgtttccttttcccTCGTTTTTTCTTTCGCACGTTGCGTGTTGTTTCATTTGAGGATATTAATTTTTGTCGCTTTTCCCCTCCAGAACTTTCTGCGACACCGCTTTATAAGTGTTTACTATTTAGCGACCGTTTTGGCGGTTTTGAATTACAGCCAATAATTCTCTGAGCGGATAATTTACTTTTATTGTTTTAGGAAACAAAGCGACTCAGAAGACATTCCTCGGAAGTttccttttgaaattattaacatAATTCTAGGGACCCATTTCGTCTAATGACTGTTCAAATATTGATACAATTACTAAGCAAACGCCCAAATCTGTTTAACACTTCTGTAGCAACACCAACTATAAGCGGCAAAATGTGTGGCGCTTTTGGTTAGAGTAAACAAAATCGATACCCCTAAGCTCAGGAAGGATAATAACCGAACAATATGGTGTAGCCACGGCGGAGGAAAATTATAATGATGATGTGatgttttttgcttattttattttttggcagGTCACGTCCGAACGAATTGTCTGGAGTCCCATTTCTGATGGTGTCTTTTTGTGACAGATGTCAAAGGGAAAACTAAAATGAAAGATAATTTAATCACAACCTGCGCTATGATAAGCACTTAGGGACCAACAAAAATTCCCTGGAGCCACTTtaaatttgttgtcatttt is a window encoding:
- the LOC129758424 gene encoding probable G-protein coupled receptor B0563.6, which encodes MIHLYPLEEHPHFCSFYWGGTEVLDSDSINGNINAAVLGGSNGSSSSFSSVAQVAASAAAVVATAGPGSHSLNYDGTLRSGLYEDPRIENLRKISYGIALPIICALGIVGNVLNLVVLTRRNMRGTAYIYMRGYSAAALLAIIFAIPFGMRMLIHRDSGRWRNFGQAFYSAHLELFLGNGCLGVGVLMLLVLTIERYVSVCHPGHIRRICPPKVTVALIPVLTFLIYLPSVLRGEIVKCVLQSDGTIMYHKRDNMKFLDSLFYAIYKVILEIVFKLAPTVLIAGFNLRIMIVYRRTCDKRRRMTLSRINTKDQHEDPRKFAEERRLMMLLGSTSLLFLICVSPMALLHVTLSPEHLSSYSFQLFRALANLMELMNYSLTFYIYCLFSEDFRNTLFRTIRWPWFEKPLYQRGTEEEKIRKFDIVKLQEVCWKDSRIRTFQDGHAIYRSCGNTHELGTTFIVMGKMTKRMIECIINVYSPHLGSPGDDKYEIYAQQNMIVIGDFIAQSGQKEEFKSPIKRFNAL